The Oncorhynchus mykiss isolate Arlee chromosome 30, USDA_OmykA_1.1, whole genome shotgun sequence genome includes a window with the following:
- the LOC110521587 gene encoding protein ECT2 isoform X1 — MADSSIVTLGMARSLLVDSSVYDSRMAETTKDVFLGLGSEDMEEMLPRVETRVVLVGEAGKNGALVKALQTVRIMEVPVVKIRGREPGAETGEKLIKSIVNMDINVPCIKTDNVKEFGDGENTEFETVFVLKDFASPDYIYLYKHDNRIVGPPVVLHCATREEPLPFSSRPLYSTTMLNLSLCFTGFRNKEEVKNLVNLVHHMGGTIRKDFSTKVTHLIAYSTHGEKYKLAVCMGTPILTPTWIHKAWEHREDVSFHAGDEEFRTEFKVPPFQDCVLSFLGFSDEEKTNMEERTIKHGGSHLEVGDQKCTHMVVEENAVKELPFVPSKRLYVVKQEWFWGTIQMDARAGESMYFYQKMDSPVLKKAVSLLSLNTPNSNRKRRRLRETLAQLTKETEISPFPPPRKRPSAEHSMSMGSLLDISNTPETCKALAEHSRPLKSSTPAVLKQSARWQVSKELYQTESNYVDILTTVLQLFKVPLEKEGQVGGPILAPEEIKTIFGSIPEIFDVHTRIKADLEELVMDWSEDKSVGDIILKYSKDLVKAYPPFVNFFEMSKETIVRCEKQKPRFHAFLKINQAKPECGRQTLVELLIRPVQRLPSVALLLNDIKKHTACNNPDKITLEKAIESLKEVMTHINEDKRKIEGQKQIFDVVYEVDGCPANLLSSHRSLVHRVETIALGDKPCDRGEHVTLFLFNDCLEIARKRHKVISTFRSPLGQTRPAAQLKHITLMPLSQIRRVLDLQDTEDCRNAFALVVHPPTEQENLLFSFQLTTEDTVKSTWLKMLCRHVANTICKADAEDLIQCTEPDSVQVSTKDMDSTLSKASRVIKKTSKKVTRAFSFTKTPKRVIQRAFMANSTSDDKSPGPSSENMIHVGSSATLSMARSTSTFNLSGSTAAAVVQRSNSLDHPPCPRLRVPVCIHTPDPTPNPTCPEETPLKPQPTPTRPPYSAGPPTWRVPSKGRLPPGACRDLLVPSSDPHKADCLRPRKETLL; from the exons ATGGCTGACAGCAGCATAGTTACTTTGGGGATGGCTCGGAGCCTGCTGGTGGACTCCTCTGTGTATGACTCCAGGATGGCTGAGACTACTAAGGATGTATTCCTGGGTTTGGGCTCTGAAGACATGGAAG AGATGCTACCTCGGGTCGAAACCAGAGTTGTTCTTGTAGGAGAAGCTGGAAAAAATGGAGCACTTGTCAAAGCACTGCAG ACCGTCAGAATAATGGAAGTCCCAGTGGTTAAGATTAGAGGAAGAGAACCGGGTGCTGAGACTGGAGAGAAATTGATAAAATCTATAGTCAATATG GATATCAACGTGCCTTGCATAAAGACCGACAATGTCAAAGAGtttggagatggagaaaacacagaGTTTGAGACGGTGTTCGTGCTCAAAGACTTTGCCTCTCCTGACTACATCTATCTTTACAAACATGACAACCGGATCGTGGGCCCCCCGGTTGTTCTCCACTGTGCGACACGAGAGGAG CCCCTGCCGttttcctctcgtcctctataCTCTACCACCATGCTCAACTTGTCGCTGTGTTTCACCGGTTTCCGCAATAAAGAGGAAGTT AAAAACCTGGTGAATCTGGTGCATCACATGGGAGGCACCATTCGGAAGGACTTCAGCACTAAAGTCACCCATCTCATTGCATACTCCACTCATGGCGAGAAATACAAG CTTGCTGTGTGTATGGGAACACCCATCCTCACCCCAACTTGGATCCATAAGGCCTGGGAGCATAGAGAGGATGT TAGTTTCCATGCTGGAGATGAAGAGTTCCGCACCGAATTCAAAGTTCCCCCCTTTCAAGACTGTGTGCTGAGCTTCCTGGGCTTCTCAGATGAAGAGAAGACCAACATGGAGGAAAGGACAATCAAACATG GTGGCAGCCACCTGGAGGTTGGTGATCAGAAGTGCACTCACATGGTGGTGGAGGAAAACGCTGTCAAGGAGCTGCCATTCGTACCATCAAAGAGACTGTATGTTGTCAAGCAGGAG TGGTTCTGGGGAACGATACAGATGGATGCCCGAGCCGGAGAGTCCATGTACTTCTATCAGAAG ATGGACAGTCCTGTGCTGAAGAAGGCTGTGTCCCTGCTGTCCCTCAACACACCCAACAGTAACCGGAAGAGGAGGCGTCTGCGGGAAACCCTGGCCCAGCTCACCAAGGAGACTGAgatctcccccttccctccaccCCGCAAGAGGCCTTCTGCCGAACACTCCATGTCCATGGGCTCTCTGCTGGACATCTCCAACACCCCCGAGACCTGCAAGGCCTTGGCAG AACATTCCCGGCCCTTGAAGAGCTCTACACCTGCTGTCCTGAAGCAGTCGGCTAGATGGCAGGTCTCCAAGGAGTTGTACCAGACAGAGAGCAACTATGTGGATATTCTCACCACAGTCTTGCAG CTGTTCAAAGTCCCCCTGGAAAAGGAAGGCCAAGTTGGTGGACCCATTTTGGCTCCGGAAGAAATCAAGACCATCTTTGGCAGCATCCCAGAGATCTTCGATGTACACACCAGGATAAAG GCCGATCTGGAGGAGCTGGTCATGGACTGGTCTGAGGACAAGAGTGTCGGGGACATCATTCTCAAATAC tctaaaGACCTGGTGAAGGCTTACCCGCCATTCGTCAACTTCTTTGAGATGAGCAAGGAGACCATAGTGAGGTGTGAGAAGCAGAAGCCAAGGTTCCATGCTTTCCTCAAG ATCAATCAGGCGAAGCCCGAGTGTGGACGACAGACGCTGGTGGAGCTGCTGATTCGCCCTGTGCAGAGACTGCCTAGCGTCGCCCTTCTCCTCAACG ATATTAAGAAACACACTGCCTGTAACAACCCTGACAAAATCACTTTGGAGAAGGCAATCGAATCACTCAAGGAAGTTATGAC tcacatAAACGAGGACAAGAGGAAAATAGAGGGACAGAAGCAGATCTTTGATGTCGTCTATGAAGTTGACGGCTGCCCT gccAACCTGCTCTCGTCCCACCGCAGCCTGGTCCACAGGGTGGAGACCATCGCCCTGGGAGACAAACCCTGTGACCGAGGCGAGCACGTCACACTCTTTCTCTTCAATGACTGTCTTGAG ATTGCCCGGAAGAGACATAAGGTGATCAGCACATTCAGGAGTCCTCTGGGCCAGACGCGACCTGCAGCCCAACTCAAACACATCACCCTCATGCCTCTGTCCCAGATCAGGAGGGTCCTGGACCTGCAGGATACAGAGG aTTGCCGTAATGCCTTTGCCCTGGTGGTGCACCCGCCCACGGAACAGGAGAATCTTCTCTTCAGCTTCCAGCTGACCACTGAGGATACGGTGAAGTCAACCTGGCTGAAGATGCTCTGTCGCCACGTAGCCAACACCATCTGTAAGGCTGACGCg GAAGATCTAATTCAGTGCACTGAGCCTGACTCTGTCCAAGTGAGCACAAAGGATATGGACAGCACGCTGAGTAAAGCCTCTAGAGTCATCAAGAAAACTTCAAAGAAG GTAACGAGAGCATTTTCCTTCACCAAAACACCCAAACGGGTAATCCAGAGAGCCTTCATGGCCAACAGCACCTCCGACGACAAGAGCCCTGGCCCCAGCTCAGAGAACATGATCCATGTTGGAAGCAGTGCCACCCTGTCA ATGGCCCGCTCCACCTCAACATTCAACCTCAGTGGTTCTACAGCTGCTGCTGTGGTGCAGCGCTCTAACTCCCTGGACCACCCACCCTGTCCCCGCCTCCGTGTTCCCGTCTGTATTCATACCCCAGACCCAACCCCTAATCCAACCTGCCCTGAGGAGACCCCACTTAAGCCCCAACCCACCCCCACCAGGCCCCCTTACTCTGCCGGCCCCCCTACCTGGAGGGTCCCGTCCAAAGGGAGGCTTCCCCCTGGGGCCTGCAGGGACCTGCTGGTCCCCTCCTCTGACCCCCACAAGGCAGACTGCTTGAGGCCCCGCAAAGAGACCCTCCTATAG
- the LOC110521587 gene encoding protein ECT2 isoform X2: MADSSIVTLGMARSLLVDSSVYDSRMAETTKDVFLGLGSEDMEEMLPRVETRVVLVGEAGKNGALVKALQTVRIMEVPVVKIRGREPGAETGEKLIKSIVNMDINVPCIKTDNVKEFGDGENTEFETVFVLKDFASPDYIYLYKHDNRIVGPPVVLHCATREEPLPFSSRPLYSTTMLNLSLCFTGFRNKEEVKNLVNLVHHMGGTIRKDFSTKVTHLIAYSTHGEKYKLAVCMGTPILTPTWIHKAWEHREDVFHAGDEEFRTEFKVPPFQDCVLSFLGFSDEEKTNMEERTIKHGGSHLEVGDQKCTHMVVEENAVKELPFVPSKRLYVVKQEWFWGTIQMDARAGESMYFYQKMDSPVLKKAVSLLSLNTPNSNRKRRRLRETLAQLTKETEISPFPPPRKRPSAEHSMSMGSLLDISNTPETCKALAEHSRPLKSSTPAVLKQSARWQVSKELYQTESNYVDILTTVLQLFKVPLEKEGQVGGPILAPEEIKTIFGSIPEIFDVHTRIKADLEELVMDWSEDKSVGDIILKYSKDLVKAYPPFVNFFEMSKETIVRCEKQKPRFHAFLKINQAKPECGRQTLVELLIRPVQRLPSVALLLNDIKKHTACNNPDKITLEKAIESLKEVMTHINEDKRKIEGQKQIFDVVYEVDGCPANLLSSHRSLVHRVETIALGDKPCDRGEHVTLFLFNDCLEIARKRHKVISTFRSPLGQTRPAAQLKHITLMPLSQIRRVLDLQDTEDCRNAFALVVHPPTEQENLLFSFQLTTEDTVKSTWLKMLCRHVANTICKADAEDLIQCTEPDSVQVSTKDMDSTLSKASRVIKKTSKKVTRAFSFTKTPKRVIQRAFMANSTSDDKSPGPSSENMIHVGSSATLSMARSTSTFNLSGSTAAAVVQRSNSLDHPPCPRLRVPVCIHTPDPTPNPTCPEETPLKPQPTPTRPPYSAGPPTWRVPSKGRLPPGACRDLLVPSSDPHKADCLRPRKETLL, translated from the exons ATGGCTGACAGCAGCATAGTTACTTTGGGGATGGCTCGGAGCCTGCTGGTGGACTCCTCTGTGTATGACTCCAGGATGGCTGAGACTACTAAGGATGTATTCCTGGGTTTGGGCTCTGAAGACATGGAAG AGATGCTACCTCGGGTCGAAACCAGAGTTGTTCTTGTAGGAGAAGCTGGAAAAAATGGAGCACTTGTCAAAGCACTGCAG ACCGTCAGAATAATGGAAGTCCCAGTGGTTAAGATTAGAGGAAGAGAACCGGGTGCTGAGACTGGAGAGAAATTGATAAAATCTATAGTCAATATG GATATCAACGTGCCTTGCATAAAGACCGACAATGTCAAAGAGtttggagatggagaaaacacagaGTTTGAGACGGTGTTCGTGCTCAAAGACTTTGCCTCTCCTGACTACATCTATCTTTACAAACATGACAACCGGATCGTGGGCCCCCCGGTTGTTCTCCACTGTGCGACACGAGAGGAG CCCCTGCCGttttcctctcgtcctctataCTCTACCACCATGCTCAACTTGTCGCTGTGTTTCACCGGTTTCCGCAATAAAGAGGAAGTT AAAAACCTGGTGAATCTGGTGCATCACATGGGAGGCACCATTCGGAAGGACTTCAGCACTAAAGTCACCCATCTCATTGCATACTCCACTCATGGCGAGAAATACAAG CTTGCTGTGTGTATGGGAACACCCATCCTCACCCCAACTTGGATCCATAAGGCCTGGGAGCATAGAGAGGATGT TTTCCATGCTGGAGATGAAGAGTTCCGCACCGAATTCAAAGTTCCCCCCTTTCAAGACTGTGTGCTGAGCTTCCTGGGCTTCTCAGATGAAGAGAAGACCAACATGGAGGAAAGGACAATCAAACATG GTGGCAGCCACCTGGAGGTTGGTGATCAGAAGTGCACTCACATGGTGGTGGAGGAAAACGCTGTCAAGGAGCTGCCATTCGTACCATCAAAGAGACTGTATGTTGTCAAGCAGGAG TGGTTCTGGGGAACGATACAGATGGATGCCCGAGCCGGAGAGTCCATGTACTTCTATCAGAAG ATGGACAGTCCTGTGCTGAAGAAGGCTGTGTCCCTGCTGTCCCTCAACACACCCAACAGTAACCGGAAGAGGAGGCGTCTGCGGGAAACCCTGGCCCAGCTCACCAAGGAGACTGAgatctcccccttccctccaccCCGCAAGAGGCCTTCTGCCGAACACTCCATGTCCATGGGCTCTCTGCTGGACATCTCCAACACCCCCGAGACCTGCAAGGCCTTGGCAG AACATTCCCGGCCCTTGAAGAGCTCTACACCTGCTGTCCTGAAGCAGTCGGCTAGATGGCAGGTCTCCAAGGAGTTGTACCAGACAGAGAGCAACTATGTGGATATTCTCACCACAGTCTTGCAG CTGTTCAAAGTCCCCCTGGAAAAGGAAGGCCAAGTTGGTGGACCCATTTTGGCTCCGGAAGAAATCAAGACCATCTTTGGCAGCATCCCAGAGATCTTCGATGTACACACCAGGATAAAG GCCGATCTGGAGGAGCTGGTCATGGACTGGTCTGAGGACAAGAGTGTCGGGGACATCATTCTCAAATAC tctaaaGACCTGGTGAAGGCTTACCCGCCATTCGTCAACTTCTTTGAGATGAGCAAGGAGACCATAGTGAGGTGTGAGAAGCAGAAGCCAAGGTTCCATGCTTTCCTCAAG ATCAATCAGGCGAAGCCCGAGTGTGGACGACAGACGCTGGTGGAGCTGCTGATTCGCCCTGTGCAGAGACTGCCTAGCGTCGCCCTTCTCCTCAACG ATATTAAGAAACACACTGCCTGTAACAACCCTGACAAAATCACTTTGGAGAAGGCAATCGAATCACTCAAGGAAGTTATGAC tcacatAAACGAGGACAAGAGGAAAATAGAGGGACAGAAGCAGATCTTTGATGTCGTCTATGAAGTTGACGGCTGCCCT gccAACCTGCTCTCGTCCCACCGCAGCCTGGTCCACAGGGTGGAGACCATCGCCCTGGGAGACAAACCCTGTGACCGAGGCGAGCACGTCACACTCTTTCTCTTCAATGACTGTCTTGAG ATTGCCCGGAAGAGACATAAGGTGATCAGCACATTCAGGAGTCCTCTGGGCCAGACGCGACCTGCAGCCCAACTCAAACACATCACCCTCATGCCTCTGTCCCAGATCAGGAGGGTCCTGGACCTGCAGGATACAGAGG aTTGCCGTAATGCCTTTGCCCTGGTGGTGCACCCGCCCACGGAACAGGAGAATCTTCTCTTCAGCTTCCAGCTGACCACTGAGGATACGGTGAAGTCAACCTGGCTGAAGATGCTCTGTCGCCACGTAGCCAACACCATCTGTAAGGCTGACGCg GAAGATCTAATTCAGTGCACTGAGCCTGACTCTGTCCAAGTGAGCACAAAGGATATGGACAGCACGCTGAGTAAAGCCTCTAGAGTCATCAAGAAAACTTCAAAGAAG GTAACGAGAGCATTTTCCTTCACCAAAACACCCAAACGGGTAATCCAGAGAGCCTTCATGGCCAACAGCACCTCCGACGACAAGAGCCCTGGCCCCAGCTCAGAGAACATGATCCATGTTGGAAGCAGTGCCACCCTGTCA ATGGCCCGCTCCACCTCAACATTCAACCTCAGTGGTTCTACAGCTGCTGCTGTGGTGCAGCGCTCTAACTCCCTGGACCACCCACCCTGTCCCCGCCTCCGTGTTCCCGTCTGTATTCATACCCCAGACCCAACCCCTAATCCAACCTGCCCTGAGGAGACCCCACTTAAGCCCCAACCCACCCCCACCAGGCCCCCTTACTCTGCCGGCCCCCCTACCTGGAGGGTCCCGTCCAAAGGGAGGCTTCCCCCTGGGGCCTGCAGGGACCTGCTGGTCCCCTCCTCTGACCCCCACAAGGCAGACTGCTTGAGGCCCCGCAAAGAGACCCTCCTATAG